One genomic window of Calidithermus timidus DSM 17022 includes the following:
- a CDS encoding cytochrome P450, with amino-acid sequence MVRGLPDLELRQEPLRFFTQLARLGPDISTFQFANGQQIVFLNHPDLVREVLVERAELFHKSEMTRAFAGGMGHGILVSEGEFWKQQSRLMRPAFHYKRLLGYAAVMTRFTLEMLEGWQDGDLIHVDEEMNALTLRVVAKCMFNVEAKDDRDIMHKAIILGQQVVGQMIHGWLTDPHWTPSLNRAGIRVVRALNEMVQRHIAQRRAQGELGDDLLSMLMEAQQQPGIELSDRQLRDEVLTVITAGLETTANALVWAWHLLDRHPAVRDRLRAELDALGRMPTFEDLPRLTYLDQVFKEVLRLYPPVWIIGREVAAPEGVELGGMYLPYKSQLVLCQWTLHRDPRFFEQPDAFIPERWTPEFEKSLPRGAYFPFSLGPRVCTGQGFATTEFKIIVAGVLQRFDLEHTEGMEVQPEPNFTLWAKGGLRMRARARVQPR; translated from the coding sequence ATGGTGCGCGGCCTACCCGACCTCGAGCTCCGCCAAGAGCCGCTGCGCTTTTTCACTCAGCTCGCCCGCCTCGGCCCCGACATCTCCACCTTCCAATTCGCCAACGGGCAGCAGATCGTCTTCCTCAACCACCCCGACCTGGTGCGCGAGGTGCTCGTCGAGCGGGCCGAGCTGTTTCACAAATCGGAGATGACCCGAGCCTTCGCCGGGGGGATGGGTCACGGCATCCTGGTGAGCGAGGGCGAGTTCTGGAAACAGCAGAGCCGCCTGATGCGCCCGGCTTTCCACTACAAGCGCCTGCTGGGCTACGCCGCGGTCATGACCCGCTTCACCCTGGAGATGCTCGAGGGCTGGCAAGACGGCGACCTGATCCACGTGGACGAGGAGATGAACGCCCTGACCCTGCGGGTGGTGGCCAAATGCATGTTCAACGTCGAGGCCAAGGACGACCGCGACATCATGCACAAGGCCATCATCCTGGGGCAGCAGGTGGTGGGGCAGATGATCCACGGCTGGCTCACCGACCCCCACTGGACCCCCTCGCTCAACCGCGCCGGCATCCGGGTGGTGCGGGCTTTGAACGAGATGGTGCAGCGCCACATCGCCCAGCGCCGGGCCCAGGGTGAACTGGGTGACGACCTGCTTTCGATGCTGATGGAAGCCCAGCAACAACCTGGCATCGAGCTGAGCGACCGGCAGTTGCGCGACGAGGTGCTCACCGTGATCACGGCGGGCCTCGAGACCACCGCCAACGCGCTGGTGTGGGCCTGGCACCTCCTCGACCGCCACCCTGCGGTACGGGATAGGCTCCGCGCCGAGCTGGACGCGCTGGGCCGCATGCCCACCTTCGAGGACCTCCCCCGCCTGACCTACCTCGACCAGGTGTTCAAGGAGGTACTGCGGCTCTACCCGCCGGTGTGGATCATCGGGCGGGAGGTGGCTGCCCCTGAGGGGGTCGAGCTGGGAGGGATGTACCTGCCCTATAAGTCGCAGTTGGTGCTGTGCCAGTGGACCCTGCACCGCGACCCGCGCTTCTTCGAGCAGCCCGACGCCTTCATCCCCGAGCGCTGGACGCCCGAGTTCGAAAAGTCCCTGCCCCGTGGGGCCTACTTCCCCTTCAGCCTGGGGCCCAGGGTCTGCACGGGCCAGGGCTTCGCCACCACCGAGTTCAAGATCATCGTGGCCGGGGTGCTGCAACGCTTCGACCTCG